The window TGGCATCGAGCGGATTTTCGCCGCCGATGATCTTTAAGAAGCCTGCCGATTGCACGAATGTCGCCTCGCCGAAGCCGGGGACATTCTTCAGCTGTTCGCGATTCTTGAAAGGCCCATGTTCGCGGCGATATTCATACACGCGGCGCGCGGTCAGGGCGTTCATGCCCGACACATAACGCAGCAGCGCGGGGCTGGCCGAGTTGACGTCGACGCCGACGAAGTTCACGCACGATTCGACGACCGCGTCGAGCGAATCCTTCAAGTGCCGGGCCTTCATGTCGTGCTGATAAAGTCCGACGCCCAAGTTGGCCGGATTGATCTTCACCATTTCCGACAGCGGATCGAGCAGCCGGCGGCCGATCGAGATGGCGCCACGCTGCAAGGCATCGAAATGCGGCAGTTCTTCGCGACCGAGCGGGCTGGTGCTGTAGATGCTCGCGCCGGCTTCATTCACCACCGCGTAAGCGACGTCCCGGCCTGCAAGTTCCGACGACAGAACGTCGGCTACCAGTTGTTCGGTTTCCCGACAACCCGTTCCGTTGCCGATCGCAATGACCGAGACGTTGTATTGCTTGACCATGTCGGCCAGACGCGTGCGGGCCTTTTCGTGCCGCTCGTCCTTGCCGATCACATACATCATGCTGTGGCCCAGCACGTTGCCGAATTCATCGAGGGCCACGAGCTTGCAACCACTCTTGAAACCCGGATCGACGGCGAGCACGCGGCGGCCGTGGGTCGGCGGTTGGAGCAGCAGCTTGCGGAGATTGCGGATGAAGACATCGACGGCATGCTCTTCGGCATGATCGGTCTGTTCGCGGCGAGCTTCGCGTTCGAGGCTCGGCAGAATCAGCCGCTGGAGCGCATCGCGGACACAGCCCTTCAAAAACACGGCGTGCGGATGATCGGCGGGGACCAAGAATGTTTCCGCTTCGGTCGCCATCGCCTCGACATCGGCTTCGAGCTTCACGCGGATCGCGCGGGCCCGCTCACCGCGATTGATCGCCAGGATGCGATGCGGCGGAATCTTGCTGATCGGCTCCGAGTAATCGTAGAAATCCTTGAAGGCTTGTTCGGTGACGACCTTCTTCTTTTTCTTTTTCTTCTTCTTTTCGGTCTTCAAGCTCGGCGCCACGATGGGCATGGCGGGCTTTTCGAACAACCGACCTGCCGGAAGAGCTTCGCCGCTCGCTACAGCTTGCTCGCTGCTGGCGACAACTTCTGCTGCCACCGGAGTGGCCGTGGGCGACGTTTCTTCGACGGCGGCCGGTGCAATGGCAGGATCGACGGGCATGTCGCCGCCTGGTGGCGGTTGCTGCAATGACGCGGTGGCCGTGACGACGGGAGTCGCCGGTTCGGCAGGTGCTGGAGTTGCGGCCGGCAACGATGAAACTTCGGTTGTTTCAACCGGCGCTTCAGCAGCCTGGGCCTCGCTGGAACCTTCGCCCAGATTTTCGGCAGCAATTTCACCAGTGGCCGCAACTTCGGTCGCGGGCGTTCCTGGCGGAGGCGCTTCGATCTTCGTGCAAACCAGCTTGCCGGTCCGCTGGAAGATTCGCCGCAGGCGGCCGCGCAGTTCCGGGTTTTCGCCAAACTTTTCGGCCAGCAAATGGCCGACGCCCAACAGCACGTCGCCGATGGAGCTCAATTGCTTGTCGGCCGAAACAAAGTCCGTGGCCCGTTTATCCAGATCGACGGCAGCTGGATCGGCTTCGAGAATTTCCTTGGCGAGTGGTTCGAGACCACGTTCGCGGGCCACCGTCGCCAGCGTTTGCTTCCTCGGCTTGAACGGCAGATACAAATCTTCGAGCCGTTTGGGCGTGTGCGCCGAACGGATCTGCTCGGCCAGTTCGGGCGTGAGCTTGCCCTGTGATTCGATCGACTTGAGGATGGTCGTCTTGCGCTCGACGAGCATCTTCATTTTCTGAAAGCCGTCTTGGATCGCGCGAATTTGTTCTTCGTCGAGTCCTCCGGTTTCATCTTTGCGATAGCGCGTGATGAACGGAACGGTGTTGCCGTCCTCGAGCAGCGCGACAGTACGCTCGACTTTGTTCGCGGGCAAATTGACGTCGCGGGCTAACTGACCCAGGTCGACGCGTAAGGGCTCGATCATGCAAAACTCAACGAACAATAATTCGAATACGGATCGCGGCAGACGTAACCAAAAACCAGACACAACTTTATGCGCGCACGCCTTGCGCAAAAAGTAAGCCGCGCAATCTAGCGCTGCCGTGGCATCTTGTCAAGGTTCGGACTAGAGTTGCGACCACTTCTGGGGCCCAACTTACTTCGCCAATTCTTCACCAACCGTCGGTTCAGCCACGCCGACGGGCGGAGCATCGCCGCTGTTCTCGAAGCTTTCGACAAAGGGCTTACCGCCATCCCACGTCAGATCGATCCGCAGATCGCTGGTGGGCTTATCGACTTTAATGGTCAGTCCCGAAGTATTCACATCAGAATACTTTTTCGGAATCAACCAACGATTGCCGCGTGGCAAGCGTTCGGTCGAAACAATCTCAATTGGATGCTCGCCGGCAAACACACCATCGTCGACTGTGCGAGTGTAGAGGCGAAACTTTCCCTCTTTGTCGATCATCGCCTGCGCCGAGCGAGTGTGCGCGGGAATCACCCGGATGTGTCCACCCTGCACCGGCTGACCGTCGATATACACAGTGCCGGCAATCGGAATCGGCCGTTCCTGGCAACCGGCCAAGACGCCCAGTCCGCCCAGCACGATGAGTAAAAGTAATGTTCGCATGAGATGTCGCAATAAAAATCAGGGCTGAGCAGTTTCGCCGCCGCCTCGGGTCGAAAGAGCTCGGTAGAGCGTCAGGTTGATGTTGTCGCCGAGGAACTGTACGTGTCCGTCGCCGAACGCAAACAATCCGCCACGCGGATGCTTGCTGCTGAAGGCGCCGTTGACGCGCAAGTCATAAAGATCGAGATAAATGGGCGCACTGACCGGCGTGTTGAGCGGATTCTCGGTCGACCGCAAGCTGTCGCAGTGCCGCGAGCCAATCATCCACTGATTGCTGTTATTCGGGTTATGGCCGTCGATGACTTCGCCCAAGAAGAATGTATTCGACAAGCCGTCGGTCACATCACGCGGCTTGATTTCGGTGCGATACATAAAGACGCCCGTGTTGTAGTGCTTCAAATTTACCTTGTCGGTGGTCGAACTCGCGCCATAAGTGCCGTGGTTGAAGGCGTAGCTGCCAATGCCCCAGTTGCCGCTGGAAACTTTCTTCGCCGTGTTTGAGGGACACACGACCGACTTCGGCTGCATGGAAAACAACTGCGTGAGGCCCGTGCTCCAGCCGGCGGTATCGTCGGTCACTCCATCACAACCGGTCGCCGGCGCCACGGCCCCTTTCTTGAAGCCAAGTTGATCGTGCAGCCCTTGCTGCTCCATCTGCGGCAACAGCAGCACGAACGCGCTCGTGCCAGGTCGCGTCGACGATGGTCGTGTTCCGCAGACATCGCCAGTCCAGCAGTCGCATCCCATGCGACCCGTGGGATAGATTCGCAGCGCGTCCTCATAGTTGGCCACCGCAAGGGCCCACTGCTTGAGATTATTCGTGCACTGCGACCGCCGGGCCGCTTCGCGAGCAGCCTGCACCGCAGGGAGCATCAGTGCGAACAGCACACCGATGATGGCGATGACCACGAGGAGTTCGACGAGCGTAAATGCGCGGCGGGAACGAATACGCATGGGAAAACCTGGAACGGGGGAGAGCAGGCAGAGAGAGCCATCCATTCGGGCTGCATTATGGATGCGCAGCGGGCTCCCGCCAAGAGAAATCAAGCTTCAAAAAGCGAGACTCATGCCCTTCGCTCCCGTAGCAGTTCTCGACCCGCGCGGTGGGAATATATAACCAGTTATCAAAATTGCAGCGATTCCTCCAACCCCTTGCCAGCCATCGCCTTGCCGCCAAATCAGGCGGTTATATCGCGCCGGAGTTATAACCTTTTTATAACCGTCGCCAATCCTTCGAACACGATTCGAATGCCTCGGCAGCCGAGCGTCGTTCGCGCGGTGCCTGTTGCTGCCAGTGCGCACCGGTAGCGCAATCCGCTTCACGGATTCAAAAAACAACGATCGCAGTGAGAAAGAATGCGAGTCAATTAGATGGCAGATAGTGACAACTTAGGTCAGAAGTTTTCACAAGAGGCAAGTGTCCAAGCTCACTCACTCTGCCGCGTCATCAGGCGCAAACCAGCCGTCGACTTCAGGCCGATCCTGCTTAAATTGCCTGCCCCCCTCGCGTGTGATTTGCGAAGTTACTCTCTCGGTTGTGTAGGGGAGCGGGCGGAAGATGTAGAGATTGATATTTAACCGCCGGAGCGGCTTTGCGCTGCGCAGGGGATCGAAAACGCGATCGGTTAAGGCGTTGGAAACGACCGAGAGCTCTTGCAGGGCAGGAAGTTTGCTGACCGCGGCGATCCCTTCATCGGTCAGCTCATTCGAGCGAATGTAGAGATCGCGCAGATTCGGCAACGTCGCCAGATCGGCGAAAGCGGCCTCGTCCAATTGATCGGCCTCTAAGTGCAGACGGGTCAGTTTTGTCAGCCGCTTGAGTTCGGCCAACTCGGGACCGAGCGTCTTGGCGACCAGGCTCAGGCGTTCGAGCGTGGTGAACTTGGCGATCGTCTTCAGATCGTCACCCGTCAGATTGGTGCTTTCGATCTCGAGCGCAGCGATTCGGTCTTCTGACCTAATCAAAGCCAGCGCGGCAGCAGGCTGCGCTCTGGCCGGCAGCAAATTTTCGGGTCGCAATTTTGCCGGCCGCAGGAATGCTGGCTGATTTGGGTGGTAGAGCGTGAGATGCAACTGCTGTGCGGCTGCGCTTCCTGTCAACGAAGGTTGCCAGCCGGACTGAAAAAAACGTTGCGCAATTTCCAGTTGCTCTTGCCCATACTTCAGTTCGGCTCGCCGCTGTGTTTCGATTTCCGCGGCTCGCTGGCGCATCCATGCGACCCAAAAGCCACCACAGATCGCCAGCAGTGCTTGGGCGAGGATCATTCCACGCAGCGAGAATCGCCAGTATCCATTTTCAGTTGGCGACGTTCCTCGTTCGGTTGACCTTGGCGTGCGATTCCACCATGTGGCAACGCCTCCCGTCAGGCAGCAAACAGCGAGCGTCACTAGGTACCAATCCAGCCAGCGATACATCTGGTCGCCGGTGATGTAGAAGTAGTTGCCGGCGCACCAAGCAGCTCTCATCAGCAGATAAGCGATAAAGCCCCAGCCCACGCCGCGCCACAGGTGATTAGATACTTGCGGACCGGGATCAATCGCGTCGATTCGAACCGTCATCACGACTACGATGACGATGGTCATCAAAAAACAGCAAGCTAGTCCCACCACTTCGACAGGAATGGCCAGCAAATCGCGCAGCGCGAAATCGAACATAGTTTCCTCAAATAGCATCGCCGAATTTTAAGGCTGCTGCCGACATATCGCCAACTCAATTATGAAGACGACGTAAAGCTGCCAATTGTTACCGGCTGGCCACCTGCCCCTGATCGGCTAAAATCTCGGCTTGCGAATTGCATGGAGTTTTCGCACTCGGTTCTCGCACTTGAACCCGCACTAAGTTCTGCACCTCGTTTTTCCGCTCGTTCGGCCACAAGAAGTTGGATCGCATGACTGCCACGCCAGAGAATCGCTGCTGGGTCGGTTTTGACCTCGGCGGCACGAAGATGATGGCCACCGTTTTTGATGAGGCCTTCAGGCCTCTCGGCCGCAAACGTCGCAAAACCAAGGGGGCCGACGGCTCGAAGATTGGCATGGAGCGGGTGCTGGAGTCGATTCACGATGCTCTGCGCGAAGCCAATCGCTCGCCGGAATCGGTTCGCGGCATTGGCATCGGTTGCCCGGGAACGGTCGATCTCGAAAAAGGGCTGATCATCGATTCGGCCAACCTGGGTTGGAAAAATGTCCACGTCAAAGAAATTCTCGAGCGCGAGTTGCACGCCCCGGCCGTGGTGCTGAACGACGTCGATGCAGGCGTCTATGGCGAGTATCGGTTTGGGGCGGGAAAGGGCGCACGCTGCATGATCGGCGTGTTTCCCGGCACCGGCATCGGCGGCGGCTGCGTGTACGACGGCGTGATCATTCGCGGCAAGACACTCTCTGCGTTTGAGATCGGCCACGTGCAGGTGAATCCCACCGGTTTGCAATGCGGCTGCGGTCGCATCGGCTGTCTCGAAACTGAAGCCAGTCGTCTGGCGATTTCTGCGGCGGCTGCCATGGCTGCCTTTCGCGGTGAGGCTCCGCATCTCTATCAAGCGGTGGAAACCGATCTCAGCAAGATCCGCAGCAGCGCGATTGCGGCCTCGATCAAAGCGGGCGACAAATCGATCGAACGCATCGTCCAACGAGCTGCGCGAATGATCGGCCAGGTGGTAGGCGACACTGTCAACCTCCTCGCTCCTGAAGTGATTGTGCTCGGTGGCGGCCTGGTCGAAGCGATGCCCGAGTTATTCGTGCAAGGCGTCGAAGAAGCTGCTCGCCTGCGCGCCGCACCGCCGTATGCCAAGGGATTCAAAGTGGCCGTCGCCAAATTGGGCGACGACGCCGTGACCCGCGGTTGTGCGGCCTGGGCCGAACATTCGTTTGCCGAAAAGAAGGCGTGAGCCGTCCTTAGAAACGATAACCATGTCCACGACGCTTGATCCGGTCATCTCTCCCACGCCCCGCAGCGTGAAACCCGTCGCGGTGATCGATATCGGTACGGCCGCAATTCGCATGGCCATCGCCGAAATCAAAAGCAACGGCGACGTGCGCAATTTGGAGTCACTGTCACAAGCGGTTGGCCTCGGTCGCGATACGTTTACCCGCGGTTCGATCAGCAAAGCCACGATCGAAGACTGCGTTCGCGTGCTGAAGAGCTACCGCCGTATTCTGCGCGAAAATCTGATCGATTCGCCCGATCAGATTCGCTGCGTTGCCACTAGCGCCGTTCGTGAAGCGAGCAACCGCCTCGCCTTTCTCGACCGCGTCTACATCGCGACCGGCCTGCATGTGGAACCGCTCGATGAGTCGGAAGTCAATCGCGTCGCATTCCTCGGCATTCAGCCCCTCATCGCCCGCGACGAACGGCTGAGTAAATCGCATGTCGTGGTTGCGGAAGTCGGTGGCGGCAGCACGGAGTTGCTGTTGCTCAAGGGCACCGATGTGGTCTACGCGCACACCTATCGCCTTGGTTCGTTGCGGCTGCGCGAAACGCTCGAAGCCTATCGCGCGCCGACGCTCAAGCTGCGTAACATCATGGAGAATCACATCCAGCGCACGATCGAAGAGATCACCGAAACGGTGAAGCCGCAGGGCTCGCTGGAATTGATCGCCATGGGTGGCGATGTCCGCTTCGCCGCACGAACGCTTCAATCAGGCTGGGATGGCAAGGATCTGGCCCGTTTGAAAGTTTCCGCGCTCGAAGACCTCACCAACAAACTGCTCGGCCAATCCGAAGATCGCCTGGTAACGAAATATCACCTCACCTACCCCGAAGCCGAAACGATCGGTCCGGCGCTCCTCGCGTATGTGATGCTCGCGAAGCAATTGCAGCTCAAAGAACTGTTGGTTTCGAACCTCACGCTCCGCGACGGCCTGCTGATCGAGATGGCCGCCGGCGCTGGTTGGTCGAAAGAGTTCAGCAAGCAGATTGTGCGTTCGGCCATGGATTTGGGAGTGCGTTACAACTACGACGATGTCCACGCGGGACACGTGGCCGCGCTGTGCTCTTCGCTGTTCAACGAG is drawn from Anatilimnocola floriformis and contains these coding sequences:
- a CDS encoding ROK family protein, with protein sequence MTATPENRCWVGFDLGGTKMMATVFDEAFRPLGRKRRKTKGADGSKIGMERVLESIHDALREANRSPESVRGIGIGCPGTVDLEKGLIIDSANLGWKNVHVKEILERELHAPAVVLNDVDAGVYGEYRFGAGKGARCMIGVFPGTGIGGGCVYDGVIIRGKTLSAFEIGHVQVNPTGLQCGCGRIGCLETEASRLAISAAAAMAAFRGEAPHLYQAVETDLSKIRSSAIAASIKAGDKSIERIVQRAARMIGQVVGDTVNLLAPEVIVLGGGLVEAMPELFVQGVEEAARLRAAPPYAKGFKVAVAKLGDDAVTRGCAAWAEHSFAEKKA
- a CDS encoding Tex-like N-terminal domain-containing protein; translated protein: MIEPLRVDLGQLARDVNLPANKVERTVALLEDGNTVPFITRYRKDETGGLDEEQIRAIQDGFQKMKMLVERKTTILKSIESQGKLTPELAEQIRSAHTPKRLEDLYLPFKPRKQTLATVARERGLEPLAKEILEADPAAVDLDKRATDFVSADKQLSSIGDVLLGVGHLLAEKFGENPELRGRLRRIFQRTGKLVCTKIEAPPPGTPATEVAATGEIAAENLGEGSSEAQAAEAPVETTEVSSLPAATPAPAEPATPVVTATASLQQPPPGGDMPVDPAIAPAAVEETSPTATPVAAEVVASSEQAVASGEALPAGRLFEKPAMPIVAPSLKTEKKKKKKKKKVVTEQAFKDFYDYSEPISKIPPHRILAINRGERARAIRVKLEADVEAMATEAETFLVPADHPHAVFLKGCVRDALQRLILPSLEREARREQTDHAEEHAVDVFIRNLRKLLLQPPTHGRRVLAVDPGFKSGCKLVALDEFGNVLGHSMMYVIGKDERHEKARTRLADMVKQYNVSVIAIGNGTGCRETEQLVADVLSSELAGRDVAYAVVNEAGASIYSTSPLGREELPHFDALQRGAISIGRRLLDPLSEMVKINPANLGVGLYQHDMKARHLKDSLDAVVESCVNFVGVDVNSASPALLRYVSGMNALTARRVYEYRREHGPFKNREQLKNVPGFGEATFVQSAGFLKIIGGENPLDATWIHPESYTIARSVLEKMGTDETELAKIVPAPPPKPVKSEFGALPEEKPAEPTPTPAPVQVIDPAAVAAEGAVETAGSPPATEAPAAPAVSETPTSSLATPETLTPIAPSQEQPSAGSAAEALSPQPVKNRIAELAAQIVVEQIAAELAIGVHLLQDILNSFKRPGLDPRDTFPPPLFRRGITKLEDLQSGMELQATVLNVVDFGVFVDIGLSDSGLIHISRLADRYIRDPHEVVGVGDVLKVWVVEVDKNRRRVSLTAIAPGSEKPQRPPRERGPRRPRQEGAPGPGRGPQPVGAGAPGGDRPPRADRPAGDRPPRDDRRDRPRGDRPPGDRQGPPRGDRPPMGDRPQGQRSGPPRGRGNDRRRDEPPQPRIIERPPTKPKVDKPLTKAQQDGRAPMRSFGDLQQFFEKKKPDKDDSK
- a CDS encoding leucine-rich repeat domain-containing protein produces the protein MFDFALRDLLAIPVEVVGLACCFLMTIVIVVVMTVRIDAIDPGPQVSNHLWRGVGWGFIAYLLMRAAWCAGNYFYITGDQMYRWLDWYLVTLAVCCLTGGVATWWNRTPRSTERGTSPTENGYWRFSLRGMILAQALLAICGGFWVAWMRQRAAEIETQRRAELKYGQEQLEIAQRFFQSGWQPSLTGSAAAQQLHLTLYHPNQPAFLRPAKLRPENLLPARAQPAAALALIRSEDRIAALEIESTNLTGDDLKTIAKFTTLERLSLVAKTLGPELAELKRLTKLTRLHLEADQLDEAAFADLATLPNLRDLYIRSNELTDEGIAAVSKLPALQELSVVSNALTDRVFDPLRSAKPLRRLNINLYIFRPLPYTTERVTSQITREGGRQFKQDRPEVDGWFAPDDAAE
- a CDS encoding Ppx/GppA phosphatase family protein, with the translated sequence MSTTLDPVISPTPRSVKPVAVIDIGTAAIRMAIAEIKSNGDVRNLESLSQAVGLGRDTFTRGSISKATIEDCVRVLKSYRRILRENLIDSPDQIRCVATSAVREASNRLAFLDRVYIATGLHVEPLDESEVNRVAFLGIQPLIARDERLSKSHVVVAEVGGGSTELLLLKGTDVVYAHTYRLGSLRLRETLEAYRAPTLKLRNIMENHIQRTIEEITETVKPQGSLELIAMGGDVRFAARTLQSGWDGKDLARLKVSALEDLTNKLLGQSEDRLVTKYHLTYPEAETIGPALLAYVMLAKQLQLKELLVSNLTLRDGLLIEMAAGAGWSKEFSKQIVRSAMDLGVRYNYDDVHAGHVAALCSSLFNELREEHQLSPRHEVILCVAALLHEIGLFVSNRSYHKHSMYLIRNSELFGLGRKDQLLAALVARYHRRASPQPTHEGYATLDRDERVVVSKLAAILRVAIALDESRSQRIHQVSCLKEDGRLVISIPLVEDLALEQLALKQNGSLFEEVFGLPVLLRMAKK
- a CDS encoding DUF1559 family PulG-like putative transporter yields the protein MRIRSRRAFTLVELLVVIAIIGVLFALMLPAVQAAREAARRSQCTNNLKQWALAVANYEDALRIYPTGRMGCDCWTGDVCGTRPSSTRPGTSAFVLLLPQMEQQGLHDQLGFKKGAVAPATGCDGVTDDTAGWSTGLTQLFSMQPKSVVCPSNTAKKVSSGNWGIGSYAFNHGTYGASSTTDKVNLKHYNTGVFMYRTEIKPRDVTDGLSNTFFLGEVIDGHNPNNSNQWMIGSRHCDSLRSTENPLNTPVSAPIYLDLYDLRVNGAFSSKHPRGGLFAFGDGHVQFLGDNINLTLYRALSTRGGGETAQP